GCTACGACATAAATCCCGCAAGCGAGCTGTTCTATTACCGCAACTACACCGTGAACGAGAACAGCATAATGCAGCCGTCGGAAGGCGGGACGTTCGAGATTGCGGGGCTGAACGTGATGTACGAGGGAACGAGGGTAAAGTCGTTCGTTGTGGGGAGGGATTTAAATCCGGGAGGACGAGGGGATGGGGCATATTACGCGCAGGGAGGATTTTCAGCAGGAACGCTTAGGCCGGCGCCGACGATGACGCCGGTGGGGGGATGGGGGAATAGTGTGAATAATGGGTGTTGTGGAAGATATAACAGCGGCTCGCCACTCGATTCACCGCCAGTCGTTCCCCCCGGCATTGGAGAACGAGAATTTCCTTGGGGCAAGGTTCCCATTTGGTTGCTGCCACCGTGGAATGGGCCTAATCCGCCTGGTCCGCCCGCGTTTTCGGACCCGCCCGTTTCTTGTCCGTGGGGATATTTCGTTTATAACAACGAATGCTGCCGCTATGTTCCTGCACCTGGAAGCTCGGGCGGCAAAAATCTTGTTATTGATTGCCCCGGATGGTGGATGCCAGCCACACCTTGGGTCACGCCGCCACCCGGATTCCAATGGCCATCTCCGGGAACCCCTATTCCAATTCCTAGGCCACCTAAATCCCCTAAGCCGCCGTCCAGGCCTAAACCTCCTGAAAGCCCTGCGCCGCCTTCCGATCCGCCTGTTGGGCCGCCAAAGCCGCCGGATGGTCCTCACCCTCCAGAGCCCCCTAGGCCGCCTTCTTCAGATCCATGTGCCTTTCTTGTTAGCATAATCCAAATGGCCATGGATGATTGTATTGATGATGATGTAGAAGACTTGCTAGAATGCTTAATCGACCAATTAATTGATAGGCTTTGCAATGGTGGCGGATCAGATTTAGAGATATGCCTTTGCAATGCAATAGGCGTTACACTTAAGGAAGCTCTTGAGGATCTAATTGAGGATTATGCCCCTTGCTTCGTGGGCTGCATTGCAAAGGGCGGCGCCCGCGCTTTTTGCATGCGTTTTTGCATGGGTCAAGTAATGGATGACCTAGTTTATAATTTCGGCGTTGCACTCACGGAGTGCGCGAAGGCGGAGTTGTCAACTGAATTGTGCGAAGATATAATTGAAAGTATTATTTGGGAATATTTATTGAAACAATAGGTGCGATGTGAAATTGAGATATATTATCGTTTTAATGTTGTTGCTAATGCTTTTTTTAATGCTGCGCCTTTACATTATTCCCATTCTTTTTGTTAGGGCGATAGAAACGGATAATGCTGGCGCGACTGATACTCTTTTGGATGTTGTTCCTTCGTTGCTAGTTTACAAACCAGATAGTTGGAACGGATTGTCTGCATTAAGATTGGCAGCAGGCAGAGGCAATGCAAATGTTACCAGAATATTACTAATTCACGATGCCGACATAAATGCCCTTGAGAAACATTTGTCAGCGCTTCATTTAGCTTCATTAAATGGGCACGAGAAGGTAGTCAATATTTTGCTTTCCGAGGGCGCGGATCCCAATTTAGGTAATAGTCGTGATGGAAGTATTGCGCTTCATTGTGTTGTTAAGGGATACAAGTTTATTGACTCTGTCGAGAGGAAGGATGTTGATGCTCGCAATCGGGTATTAATTCTTCTTTTGGGGCTTTCATCAAATCCTAATTTTAGAGATAAAAATGGAGATACGCCGCTGCATGACGCTGTTGATGCGCTATATTATGATGCCGTTAAAATACTATGCGAAGCCAATGTTAATATTAATGAAGTAAATGATAGGGGAGAAACACCCTTAAAACTAGCTTTAAGGAAGAAAGCCACTCATAATGAAGATAATCTTGAAAAAGACGCGGACCGGATAATTGAATTCTTGAAGTTGAAAGGTGCGAGATGATTATCCAGGCCGGGAACATAGACGCAACGAACAGCAACACCGCTCCCACATGGACGAACCATCCGCATGCCTTGAGGCCCGTGGAATCGCAGCAGGTCCAGACCAACAGCGCCACGCAGTTCATCAACGTATCCGACGAGATATCCCCATCTCGCAGGACGTACAATCCCTCCACGTCCGCAGCCGGAGACACCGAAGCGATAGCCGCCAAGGGACGCCTCGTGCTCGTCAACGGCGCGGTGCCCACGGTCATGGCCAAAACGACGGTTTCCGAGGTTCCCCGCTCTGGAGAGCCGGGCTATATCAGCCACCGCAACCCGACCTATTCCGAGAATACGATTGCGATTCCAAGCGACCGCGGCGCGCTGGAAATAAGCGGCAAGAGACGGGGCCGCCGGCGGGCAAGCGAAGCGACACCCGTTGGGGTGGCGATGATGTACTAAGGGACGCGGGGCAAGACGTGGATCGTGGGGCGTGATGGTATTCCGCGGCCTTAACAAAGTCCCGCTACACTGGCAGTCCAAATTCGGATTGCGGCGCGTGCGCGCTATACCCCATTTTCCCCGCGTCGCGCAATTTGGCATAGGTACGGCATAGGTACGGCGGCCCGAACCCGCGCAAATTTTGGCGGCGGATATGGCGGCGGATGCGGCGGCGGATGCGGCGGGCTAATTGGCGGCCGCCGCCGGGGCCGCGGAAATGGCCGCGGGTTGGCGGCCTACGTCGTGCCGCTGTCGTACTTCTCGACGAACGAGATGCTGGGCTCCTCCAGCACGCCGCCGCTTACCATCGCGTCCTTGAGCTCCTGCGATTCAGCAAATTTATGTGCGTTTTCGAAGCTGTCAAACTCGAAGATCATGTGAATGTCGTTGGGATCGTTTTCGTTGTGGAAGATTTGATAGCTGGTTTCACCTCCGGCCTTGCGTACCGCATGGAAGCTGTCGAACAGCTTCCGCCACTCCTTGTAATCCTTGACCCTGTGCCTAGCCCATACGTACGGCATCGCATTCCTCCGTGAAGTTGGATTTGAAACGGTGATTGGTACCACGCCGCGGACGGGGATATCGAAAAAAACAAGCAGGATGATCAGCGGAAAGTTAAAACCTGATACTTCGCAACTTCAGCGCGTTTGCTATGACGGATACGGAGCTGAAGCTCATCGCCGCCGCGGCTATGACTGGCGAAAGCAGGATGCCGAAGAACGGGTACAGGATGCCGGCCGCGACGGGAACGCCCAGCGAGTTGTAGATAAACGCGAAGAAAAGATTCTGCCTGATGTTGCGCATCGTCGCCGCGGACAGCCGCCGCGCCCGGACGATGCCGCGCAGGTCGCCTTTTACAAGCGTCACGCCGGCGCTTTCCATCGCAACGTCGGTGCCCGTGCCCATCGCAATGCCCACATGCGCCGCGGCCAGCGCCGGCGCGTCGTTCACCCCGTCCCCGGCCATAGCGACGAACCGGCCTTCGCTTTGCAGCCGCCGCACGACGTCGGCCTTTTGGTCGGGAAGAACTTCCGCGACGATTTCGTCTATTCCCAGCTTTCCCGCAACAGAGCGCGCGGTAGCCGCCGCGTCCCCCGTGAGCATCACGATTTTTATCCCTTCCGAGTGAAGACGCTCGATCGCATGCGGGGTGGATGATTTAATGGGATCGGCCACGCCGATAAGCCCGGCCGCCTTTCCATCCACTGCGACGAACATCACGGTCTGGGCGTCCGCGCGCAGGTTTTCGGATTGCGCGGCCAGCGCAGTGATATCGATGCCGGCCGCGTCCATCATCGCCGCGTTGCCGAGCGCGACCGCGCGGCCGTCCACAATCCCTTTCACGCCCTTGCCGGTAACGGATTCGAATTCCGCGGACGCGCCGGGCGTCGCGCCGCGCGCGAGCGCGCCAGACACAATCGCTTCCGCAAGCGGATGCTCGCTGCCGCGCTCGATTCCCGCGGCGAATTTAAGCAGCGCGACTTCGTCGAAGCCCGCCGCGGGAA
This region of bacterium genomic DNA includes:
- a CDS encoding cyclase, which produces MPYVWARHRVKDYKEWRKLFDSFHAVRKAGGETSYQIFHNENDPNDIHMIFEFDSFENAHKFAESQELKDAMVSGGVLEEPSISFVEKYDSGTT
- a CDS encoding ankyrin repeat domain-containing protein, whose translation is MRYIIVLMLLLMLFLMLRLYIIPILFVRAIETDNAGATDTLLDVVPSLLVYKPDSWNGLSALRLAAGRGNANVTRILLIHDADINALEKHLSALHLASLNGHEKVVNILLSEGADPNLGNSRDGSIALHCVVKGYKFIDSVERKDVDARNRVLILLLGLSSNPNFRDKNGDTPLHDAVDALYYDAVKILCEANVNINEVNDRGETPLKLALRKKATHNEDNLEKDADRIIEFLKLKGAR